One Delphinus delphis chromosome 3, mDelDel1.2, whole genome shotgun sequence genomic region harbors:
- the IL17B gene encoding interleukin-17B isoform X1, which translates to MHLYTCGGLVGPGQGMTGEGGPARGLASSFPLPWAPNLSPEGDLALPPLTCGLPPQLFLLTISIFLGLGQPRNPKGKRKGQGRPGTLAPGPHQVPLDLVSQAKPYARMEEYERNLGEMVAQLRNSSEPARRKCEVNLQLWLSNKRSLSPWGYSINHDPSRIPADLPEARCLCLGCVNPFTMQEDRSMVSVPVFSQVPVRRRLCPLPPRTGPCRQRAVMETIAVGCTCIF; encoded by the exons ATGCATCTGTACACATGTGGTGGGCTGGTGGGACCAGGCCAGGGCATGACAGGTGAGGGTGGCCCCGCTAGAGGCCTTgcctcttcctttccccttccttggGCCCCAAATCTTAGCCCAGAGGGAgacctggctctcccacctttGACCTGTGGCCTTCCTCCTCAGCTATTCCTTCTCACCATCTCCATCTTCCTGGGGCTGGGCCAGCCCAGGAACCCCAAAGGCAAGAGGAAGGGGCAAGGGCGGCCTGGGACCCTGGCCCCTGGGCCTCACCAGGTGCCGCTGGACCTCGTGTCCCAGGCAAAGCCATATGCCCGCATGGAGGAATATGAGAGGAACCTGGGGGAGATGGTGGCCCAGCTGAGGAACAGCTCCGAGCCGGCCAGGAGGAAGTGTGAGGTCAACCTGCAGCTGTGGCTGTCCAACAAGAGGAGCCTGTCGCCCTGGGGCTACAG CATCAACCATGACCCTAGCCGCATTCCTGCAGACCTGCCGGAGGCACGGTGCCTATGTCTGGGCTGCGTGAACCCCTTCACCATGCAGGAGGACCGCAGCATGGTGAGCGTGCCCGTGTTCAGCCAGGTGCCTGTGCGTCGTCGCCTCTGCCCGCTGCCGCCACGCACCGGGCCCTGCCGCCAGCGCGCAGTCATGGAGACCATCGCCGTGGGCTGCACCTGCATCTTCTGA
- the IL17B gene encoding interleukin-17B isoform X2: protein MDWPHNLLFLLTISIFLGLGQPRNPKGKRKGQGRPGTLAPGPHQVPLDLVSQAKPYARMEEYERNLGEMVAQLRNSSEPARRKCEVNLQLWLSNKRSLSPWGYSINHDPSRIPADLPEARCLCLGCVNPFTMQEDRSMVSVPVFSQVPVRRRLCPLPPRTGPCRQRAVMETIAVGCTCIF from the exons ATGGACTGGCCACACAACCTG CTATTCCTTCTCACCATCTCCATCTTCCTGGGGCTGGGCCAGCCCAGGAACCCCAAAGGCAAGAGGAAGGGGCAAGGGCGGCCTGGGACCCTGGCCCCTGGGCCTCACCAGGTGCCGCTGGACCTCGTGTCCCAGGCAAAGCCATATGCCCGCATGGAGGAATATGAGAGGAACCTGGGGGAGATGGTGGCCCAGCTGAGGAACAGCTCCGAGCCGGCCAGGAGGAAGTGTGAGGTCAACCTGCAGCTGTGGCTGTCCAACAAGAGGAGCCTGTCGCCCTGGGGCTACAG CATCAACCATGACCCTAGCCGCATTCCTGCAGACCTGCCGGAGGCACGGTGCCTATGTCTGGGCTGCGTGAACCCCTTCACCATGCAGGAGGACCGCAGCATGGTGAGCGTGCCCGTGTTCAGCCAGGTGCCTGTGCGTCGTCGCCTCTGCCCGCTGCCGCCACGCACCGGGCCCTGCCGCCAGCGCGCAGTCATGGAGACCATCGCCGTGGGCTGCACCTGCATCTTCTGA
- the PCYOX1L gene encoding prenylcysteine oxidase-like isoform X2, giving the protein MARAARLLASLAALLAAAATGDARPSKIGLRHRREVGGRSAIFNGEDFVLEETDWYLLNLFRLWWHYGISFLRLQMWVEEVMEKFMRIYKYQAHGYAFSGVEELLYSLGESAFVNMTQRSVAESLLQVGVTQRFIDDVVSAVLRASYGQSAAMPAFAGAMSLAGAQGSLWSVEGGNKLVCSGLLKLTKANVIHATVTTVTLQQTEGKPLYHVKYENEVGTGSDYYDIVVIATPLHLDNSSTITFEGFDPPIDVVQGSFQPTVISLVHGYLNSSYFGFPDPKLFPFASILTTDFPSFFCALDNMCPVNISASFRRKQPQEAAVWRVRSPQPLLRSQLKTLFRSYYSVQTAEWQAHPVHGPRSPLPRFVLHDQLFLLNALEWAASSVEVTAVAAKNVALLAFNRWYQDLDKIDQKDLMHKVKTEL; this is encoded by the exons GGCTGCGGCACCGGCGCGAAGTGGGAGGGAGGAGTGCCATCTTCAACGGGGAGGACTTTGTGCTGGAGGAGACTGACTGGTACCTGCTGAACCTCTTCCGCCTCTGGTGGCACTATGGCATCAGCTTCCTGAGACTGCAGATGTGGGTGGAGGAGGTCATGGAGAAGTTCATGAG GATCTATAAGTACCAGGCTCACGGTTACGCCTTCTCGGGTGTGGAGGAACTGCTCTACTCGCTGGGGGAATCCGCCTTTGTCAACATGACCCAGCGCTCCGTGGCCGAGTCCCTGCTCCAGGTGGGCGTCACACAGCGCTTTATCGATGATGTCGTCTCCGCTGTCCTGCGGGCCAGCTACGGCCAGTCAGCAGCGATGCCCGCCTTTGCCG GAGCCATGTCGCTAGCCGGGGCCCAAGGCAGCCTGTGGTCTGTGGAGGGAGGCAACAAGCTGGTTTGTTCCGGTCTGCTGAAGCTCACCAAGGCCAACGTGATCCACGCCACGGTCACCACTGTGACCCTGCAGCAAACAG AGGGGAAACCCTTGTACCATGTCAAGTATGAGAATGAGGTGGGCACAGGCTCTGATTACTACGACATAGTGGTCATCGCCACCCCCCTGCACCTGGACAACAGCAGTACCATCACCTTTGAAGGCTTCGACCCACCCATCGATGTCGTCCAGGGCTCCTTCCAGCCCACCGTCATCTCCTTGGTCCATGGCTACCTCAACTCTTCCTACTTCGGCTTCCCCGACCCTAAGCTTTTCCCCTTTGCCAGCATCCTCACCACAGACTTCCCCAGCTTCTTCTGCGCCCTGGACAACATGTGTCCCGTCAACATCTCGGCCAGCTTCCGGCGGAAGCAGCCTCAGGAGGCCGCCGTGTGGCGAGTCCggtccccccagcccctccttcgCTCCCAGCTGAAGACCCTCTTTCGCTCCTACTACTCAGTGCAGACGGCCGAGTGGCAGGCCCACCCCGTCCACGGCCCCCGCAGCCCCCTCCCGCGGTTCGTGCTGCACGACCAGCTTTTCCTCCTCAACGCCCTGGAGTGGGCGGCCAGCTCCGTGGAGGTGACGGCAGTGGCTGCCAAGAACGTGGCCCTGCTGGCTTTCAACCGCTGGTACCAGGACCTAGACAAGATTGACCAGAAGGATTTGATGCACAAGGTAAAGACGGAACTGTGA